A genomic segment from Chitinophagaceae bacterium encodes:
- a CDS encoding DUF4956 domain-containing protein → MKKLLFLLPAFLFISIAPAFAQDTNLVEKVVKDFNLGEMGIRFLINLVAIFIMVRLVYFAKHKNRDFMFTLILFNCVNFLICFLLSGANLGIGFAFGLFAIFSIMRYRTVTVPVKEMGYLFICIAMGLINSLATTQDNYMVLILANVFILILPLLMDRTASALNNNNNMLIQDIIYERIDLIKPEMREVMIADLRNRTGLNIQKIEVVSIDLMQDIAMLKAHSCNSVTLLNEQLKNSEMTEATVEKTYKYANADGSAVLSGIALV, encoded by the coding sequence ATGAAAAAATTATTATTTCTGCTACCTGCTTTCCTTTTTATTAGTATTGCGCCTGCATTTGCCCAGGATACCAACCTTGTGGAAAAAGTAGTTAAAGATTTTAACCTCGGAGAAATGGGCATACGCTTTTTAATTAACCTGGTTGCAATATTCATCATGGTGCGCCTTGTTTATTTTGCAAAGCATAAAAACCGGGACTTTATGTTTACTCTTATATTGTTTAACTGTGTAAATTTTCTCATTTGCTTTTTACTGAGCGGCGCAAACCTGGGTATTGGCTTTGCTTTTGGCCTGTTTGCCATTTTCTCCATTATGCGTTACCGAACCGTAACGGTGCCGGTAAAAGAAATGGGTTACCTGTTTATTTGCATTGCCATGGGCTTAATTAATTCGCTGGCAACAACACAGGATAACTATATGGTATTGATACTTGCTAATGTATTTATTTTAATTCTGCCCCTGTTGATGGATCGCACCGCAAGCGCTTTAAATAATAATAATAATATGCTTATACAGGACATTATTTATGAACGTATTGACTTGATTAAGCCCGAAATGAGGGAAGTGATGATTGCAGACCTGCGTAATCGTACAGGATTGAATATTCAAAAAATAGAGGTTGTAAGTATAGACCTGATGCAGGATATAGCGATGCTAAAAGCGCATTCCTGCAACTCGGTTACCTTACTTAACGAGCAATTGAAAAATTCAGAAATGACTGAAGCAACAGTTGAAAAAACCTACAAATACGCAAATGCAGATGGAAGCGCAGTACTCTCCGGAATTGCCCTTGTATAA
- a CDS encoding DUF2490 domain-containing protein has protein sequence MKYLKIFFLFLLSVLFIIKSKAQLFDEWEARPNIALKYKFNKQWSVTGTYYHYLENNFKQYNKSVMSVDAGFKINSWLKAGIDYRYGFNSRKHYHDIRYSIAFDFKLSPRWKVAYRPMMQQEFVSLKKEHLVKNPIEYFLRNRLTLSYDATSNLELYVFTENYLEIEEGNMGFYRQKSALGSDYKLNGRNKIGFRFEVINKKNGKMVARPNLSYTYSLGYGKKIN, from the coding sequence ATGAAGTATTTAAAAATATTTTTTCTTTTTTTGTTATCCGTATTGTTTATTATAAAAAGCAAGGCCCAGTTGTTTGACGAATGGGAAGCCAGGCCCAATATTGCTTTAAAGTATAAGTTTAACAAACAATGGTCTGTAACCGGTACCTATTACCATTATTTGGAAAATAATTTTAAGCAATATAATAAGTCGGTGATGAGTGTAGATGCAGGCTTTAAAATTAACAGCTGGTTAAAAGCAGGCATTGATTACCGATATGGATTTAATTCCAGGAAGCATTATCATGATATCCGCTATTCCATCGCATTTGACTTTAAGCTTTCGCCCAGGTGGAAGGTTGCTTACCGGCCTATGATGCAGCAGGAGTTTGTTTCCCTTAAAAAAGAGCACCTGGTAAAAAATCCTATTGAGTATTTTTTGCGTAACAGGCTTACCCTAAGTTATGATGCAACAAGTAATTTGGAGCTTTATGTATTTACCGAAAATTATTTGGAAATAGAAGAAGGAAATATGGGCTTTTACCGGCAAAAAAGCGCCCTGGGTAGCGATTATAAATTAAATGGTCGCAATAAAATAGGCTTTCGGTTTGAAGTAATCAATAAAAAGAATGGCAAAATGGTAGCCAGGCCAAACCTAAGTTACACGTACAGCCTGGGTTATGGTAAAAAAATAAATTAG
- a CDS encoding DUF1211 domain-containing protein, with translation MKSNRLEAFSDGVLAIIITIMVLGMKVPKGANFASLKEVLPSFISYLLSYAYVGIYWNNHHHLFQAIEKVNGKILWANLLLLFCLSLLPFTTEWMGTNPGEKTPVFLYGINLLLCAITYTILEKIAIKHEGKDSIIGKALENKTKEYASTALYIFAIVFSLYSPLLGFIGYSIVALIWIIPDRRIEKQLN, from the coding sequence TTGAAATCAAACAGGCTGGAAGCATTTAGTGATGGCGTATTGGCCATTATTATTACCATAATGGTTTTGGGCATGAAGGTTCCAAAAGGAGCAAATTTTGCCTCACTAAAGGAAGTGCTCCCTTCTTTTATTTCTTATTTGCTCAGCTATGCATATGTGGGTATTTACTGGAACAACCATCATCATTTATTTCAGGCAATTGAAAAAGTAAATGGAAAAATTCTATGGGCAAATTTACTCTTGTTGTTTTGCCTTTCTCTTTTGCCGTTTACCACCGAATGGATGGGCACAAATCCTGGCGAAAAAACTCCGGTATTTTTATACGGCATAAACCTCTTGCTCTGTGCCATTACCTATACTATACTGGAAAAAATTGCCATAAAGCATGAAGGAAAAGATTCAATTATTGGCAAAGCTTTGGAAAATAAAACCAAAGAATATGCTTCTACTGCCCTTTATATTTTTGCAATTGTCTTTTCACTTTATTCGCCCTTATTGGGTTTTATTGGCTATTCCATAGTTGCCTTAATTTGGATAATCCCCGACAGGAGAATTGAAAAGCAATTGAATTAA
- a CDS encoding class I SAM-dependent methyltransferase, translating to MLNFLKKQINLKFRFLHKYFANTAFNLLDVGAGNNSASRTKALFPNCKYYGLDISKSYSNSETDFNKMEKFYELDLTLLDYSAIPNNFFDAIMMAHVIEHLHNGEEVLPLLVKKLKPGGYFYIEYPGKKSTTLPSMYGTLNFKDDPTHVRLYSVNELKKVFEKNNCTVLACGIRRNYYYILAMPFRVIYSFIKTGKVTGNIFWDILGFAEYLKVKRNMQEQTNEPGI from the coding sequence ATGTTGAACTTCTTAAAAAAACAAATCAATTTAAAATTTCGCTTTTTACATAAATATTTTGCTAATACAGCCTTTAACCTTCTTGATGTAGGTGCAGGCAATAATTCTGCATCCCGTACAAAAGCCCTGTTCCCCAATTGCAAATATTATGGGCTTGACATAAGCAAAAGTTATTCCAATAGCGAAACAGATTTTAATAAAATGGAAAAGTTTTATGAACTTGACCTTACCTTATTGGACTATTCAGCCATACCCAATAATTTTTTTGATGCCATTATGATGGCGCATGTAATTGAGCATTTACACAATGGAGAAGAGGTATTGCCGCTTTTGGTAAAAAAATTAAAACCTGGCGGGTATTTTTATATTGAATATCCCGGAAAAAAAAGTACCACATTGCCTTCTATGTACGGTACCCTTAATTTTAAAGACGACCCAACCCATGTAAGGCTATACTCCGTTAATGAACTGAAAAAGGTTTTTGAAAAAAACAATTGTACCGTATTGGCCTGTGGTATCCGGAGGAATTATTATTATATTTTGGCTATGCCGTTTAGAGTAATATATTCATTCATTAAAACAGGAAAAGTTACCGGTAATATTTTTTGGGATATACTGGGCTTTGCTGAATATTTAAAAGTAAAAAGAAATATGCAGGAACAAACGAATGAACCAGGCATATAA
- a CDS encoding DUF2200 domain-containing protein — protein sequence MSAALNHDVRIAQMIFATVYPFYISKIESKGRTLKELEQVIEWLTGFTKKKLEHLIKEKVTFETFFAHATLNPNAHLITGLICGYRIEEIKNPLTQKARYLDKLVDELAKGRKMEKILRS from the coding sequence ATGAGTGCCGCATTAAACCATGATGTACGTATTGCCCAAATGATTTTTGCAACGGTATATCCGTTTTATATTTCCAAAATAGAAAGCAAGGGCAGAACCCTTAAAGAATTGGAGCAGGTAATTGAATGGCTCACCGGTTTTACTAAAAAGAAGCTGGAGCATCTCATAAAAGAGAAAGTAACCTTTGAAACCTTCTTTGCACATGCAACCTTAAACCCCAATGCACATTTAATTACCGGCCTTATTTGCGGCTACCGCATAGAAGAAATAAAAAACCCCTTAACCCAAAAAGCCCGATACCTGGATAAGCTGGTGGATGAACTGGCAAAAGGAAGAAAAATGGAGAAAATTTTAAGGAGCTGA
- a CDS encoding DUF1801 domain-containing protein: MGKAILAYNNKQATGKAICKLLAMEISKKLPGAENKIWHGHPVWFLEGNPIAGYSNQKVGIRLMFWSGAGFNEEKLNVRGEKFKDASLFYPSIDAVNKSDLKRWLGKAKTIQWDYKNIIKRKGKLIRLK; this comes from the coding sequence ATTGGTAAAGCAATTTTGGCTTATAACAACAAACAGGCAACCGGCAAAGCCATCTGTAAGCTTTTGGCTATGGAAATTTCAAAAAAATTGCCTGGCGCCGAAAACAAAATATGGCATGGCCACCCGGTGTGGTTTCTGGAGGGCAACCCTATTGCAGGCTACAGTAATCAAAAAGTCGGCATAAGGCTGATGTTTTGGAGCGGCGCTGGCTTTAACGAAGAAAAATTAAATGTGAGAGGAGAAAAATTTAAAGATGCCTCGCTATTTTACCCATCCATTGATGCAGTAAATAAATCAGACCTTAAACGCTGGCTCGGTAAAGCAAAAACCATACAATGGGATTATAAAAATATAATTAAAAGAAAAGGAAAATTAATTCGCCTGAAATAA
- a CDS encoding DUF3667 domain-containing protein: MAENCKNCNEPIAGNFCSHCGQKKYKRIDKKYIWDEIQYSVLHTNKGLFYSIKSILKNPGKTAREFVEGNRVNHYKPILLAFVLSGIATFITYKVLGFTEIMAAFYKERNIGAKATADILAFFSSYTTLIMLSLIPFFALTTKIAFKKWGHNYYEHIVMNAYILSYYTLISIIIIYPAMYIFRHSAPAIMLAIAQYSILLVPVILGLFFKEFYKDKPVKAVYLKVLVILGLVLLAYILLLVLVAIAVVIYSMQYGPEAINNIPKPK; encoded by the coding sequence ATGGCCGAAAACTGTAAAAACTGTAACGAACCAATTGCCGGAAATTTTTGTAGCCACTGTGGCCAAAAAAAATACAAAAGAATTGACAAAAAATATATTTGGGATGAAATACAATACAGCGTACTGCATACCAATAAAGGCCTTTTTTATTCCATAAAAAGTATCCTCAAAAACCCTGGTAAAACGGCAAGGGAATTTGTAGAAGGCAACAGGGTAAACCATTACAAACCCATTTTACTTGCTTTTGTATTAAGTGGTATTGCCACTTTTATAACGTACAAAGTTTTGGGTTTTACAGAAATAATGGCCGCATTTTACAAAGAAAGAAACATAGGCGCAAAGGCTACAGCCGATATTTTGGCATTTTTTTCAAGCTATACTACTTTAATCATGCTCTCCCTCATTCCTTTTTTTGCGCTCACTACCAAAATTGCATTTAAAAAATGGGGCCATAATTATTATGAGCATATTGTAATGAACGCTTACATTTTGTCGTACTACACACTCATCAGTATAATTATTATTTACCCGGCAATGTATATTTTCAGGCATAGCGCTCCGGCAATAATGCTGGCAATTGCCCAATATTCAATTTTACTGGTTCCTGTTATTTTGGGCTTGTTTTTTAAAGAATTTTATAAAGATAAGCCTGTAAAAGCCGTATATTTAAAGGTGTTAGTTATTCTTGGCCTTGTACTATTAGCTTATATTTTGTTATTGGTATTAGTAGCGATAGCTGTGGTGATATACAGCATGCAATATGGCCCGGAAGCAATAAATAATATTCCTAAGCCAAAGTAA
- a CDS encoding DUF922 domain-containing protein, producing the protein MKSSKILIQFFTLLISLNLFSQKIIVNGQESNGKLTWDDFTGKADKSTPFKAFTSFRYKTKIEGISFVGDTAIINGYEVILELDPKKSWAIKDEVSDELLVHEQGHFNIGILCIREIMEKFKQTKFTKSNFSQLLSNLFKSTTNKYSELTLNYDKETDHSKNKVQQAKWNKFFTEELKGTN; encoded by the coding sequence TTGAAAAGCAGCAAAATATTAATTCAGTTTTTTACTCTTTTAATCAGCCTGAATTTATTTAGCCAAAAGATTATAGTAAACGGGCAAGAATCAAATGGAAAATTAACCTGGGACGATTTTACCGGTAAAGCAGACAAAAGCACACCCTTTAAAGCTTTTACTTCTTTCAGGTACAAAACAAAAATTGAAGGCATTTCATTTGTAGGTGACACTGCAATTATTAATGGGTATGAAGTGATATTGGAACTAGATCCTAAAAAAAGCTGGGCGATAAAAGATGAGGTTAGTGATGAACTATTGGTACATGAACAAGGGCATTTTAATATTGGGATATTGTGTATAAGGGAAATTATGGAAAAATTTAAACAAACAAAATTCACTAAATCTAACTTTTCGCAATTACTAAGTAACCTATTTAAAAGCACCACAAATAAATACAGTGAACTTACTTTAAATTACGACAAAGAAACCGATCATTCAAAAAACAAAGTGCAGCAAGCCAAGTGGAACAAATTTTTTACCGAAGAGCTAAAAGGAACAAATTAA
- a CDS encoding class I SAM-dependent methyltransferase yields MSNNPNYIEINKKSWNKKTAVHLKSEFYDQENFLNGQTSLNDIELNLLGNIEGKSILHLQCHFGQDSISLSRLGAKVTGVDLSDKAIEAARQIAKETNENTNFICCNIYDLPKFLNQQFDIVFTSYGTIGWLPHLGKWANIISQYLKPGGQFVFVEFHPIVWMFDDNFEKIDYRYFNSGAITETESGTYADKNANIKLEYVNWNHGTSEVLNSLINNGLEINAFDEYDYSPYNCFNKTIEFEPKKFRIEHLGNKIPMVFSILATKKKITSL; encoded by the coding sequence ATGAGCAATAACCCCAATTATATTGAGATCAACAAAAAATCCTGGAATAAAAAGACTGCTGTACATTTAAAATCGGAGTTTTACGACCAGGAAAACTTTTTAAATGGCCAAACTTCATTAAATGATATTGAACTAAACTTACTGGGCAATATTGAGGGCAAATCAATACTTCATTTACAATGCCATTTTGGGCAGGACAGTATTTCCCTCAGCAGGCTTGGCGCCAAGGTTACCGGCGTAGATTTATCGGACAAAGCCATAGAAGCCGCCCGGCAAATTGCAAAAGAAACTAATGAAAACACAAATTTTATTTGCTGCAATATTTATGATTTACCCAAGTTTTTAAACCAGCAATTTGATATTGTATTTACAAGCTATGGCACTATTGGCTGGCTGCCCCATTTAGGCAAATGGGCAAATATTATATCGCAATACCTAAAACCGGGCGGACAATTTGTTTTTGTAGAATTTCATCCGATAGTTTGGATGTTTGACGATAATTTTGAAAAAATTGATTACCGTTATTTTAATTCAGGCGCCATTACAGAAACAGAAAGCGGCACTTATGCCGATAAAAATGCCAATATAAAACTGGAATATGTAAACTGGAACCACGGCACAAGTGAAGTACTGAATAGCTTAATCAACAACGGCCTTGAAATAAATGCGTTTGATGAATATGATTATTCGCCCTACAACTGCTTCAATAAAACCATAGAATTTGAGCCTAAAAAATTCCGGATTGAACATTTAGGAAATAAAATACCAATGGTTTTTTCTATACTGGCAACAAAGAAAAAAATTACCAGCTTATAA
- the bla gene encoding BlaB/IND/MUS family subclass B1 metallo-beta-lactamase, which translates to MRIIFLITCFFLPFIKIIGQPTAQKLKISPLTGDFYIYTTYNIYEGNPVPANGMYLVTNNGIVLFDSPWDTTQFQPLLDSIQYKHKQPVTLCIATHWHSDKTAGLEYYRQLGIKTYTTELTDEWSKKNGKPRAEFLMTKDTVFNVGNYTFETYYPGQAHTADNIVLWFAREKILYGGCLIKGADAENLGFLGDANKAEYESTLKRVKKKYRNPNYIIISHSDWNNINSLNHSIKMAKKLKRKIESKQ; encoded by the coding sequence TTGCGTATAATTTTTCTCATCACCTGTTTTTTTCTCCCTTTTATAAAAATAATTGGGCAACCAACTGCACAAAAGCTTAAAATTTCGCCACTTACCGGTGATTTTTATATTTACACAACCTACAATATTTACGAAGGCAACCCTGTGCCGGCTAATGGCATGTACCTCGTTACTAATAATGGTATTGTACTGTTTGACTCACCCTGGGATACCACGCAGTTTCAACCACTTTTAGACAGCATTCAATATAAACACAAACAGCCTGTAACCCTGTGTATTGCTACCCATTGGCATAGCGATAAAACTGCAGGGCTGGAATACTACCGGCAACTGGGTATTAAAACTTACACTACAGAACTTACCGACGAATGGAGCAAAAAGAACGGAAAGCCAAGGGCAGAATTTTTAATGACAAAAGATACCGTTTTCAATGTTGGGAATTATACTTTTGAAACATATTATCCCGGCCAGGCACATACGGCAGATAATATTGTACTATGGTTTGCCCGGGAAAAAATTTTGTACGGCGGTTGTTTAATAAAAGGCGCCGATGCCGAAAATTTGGGATTTTTGGGAGATGCAAATAAGGCCGAATATGAATCTACATTAAAAAGAGTAAAGAAAAAGTACCGAAACCCTAATTATATAATAATTTCTCATAGTGATTGGAACAATATTAACTCTTTAAACCATTCTATAAAAATGGCAAAAAAACTCAAAAGAAAAATAGAAAGCAAACAATGA
- a CDS encoding SulP family inorganic anion transporter yields MTKNKIFAHLKFDFSSGLVVFLIALPLCLGIAMASGAPLFSGIISGIIGGLVVGSISNSPISVSGPAAGLSAIVLAAIASLGSFEVFLTAVFLAGLLQLVLGFLKAGAISNYFPNNVIEGMLAGIGIIIFLKQIPKALGSDIEVGSGFDIFIDLAKSFTQIQPGVIVIAAVSLGILILWEKINFLKKLKLFPAALFAVIAGTALNELFKATGSSLAIVSGNYLVNLPEVSSFAALGNIFILPSFFDFSNGFSNSGLMNKEVWTVAFTIAIVASVETLLCIEASDRLDPQKRLTDTNLELKAQGAGNIVSSILGGLPITSVAVRSSANANAGAKSKLSTITHGALLLLSVLSVPFLLNKIPLASLAAILIVIGYKLAKPAVFKHFYHRGKYQFIPFIITVVAVVFKDLLIAVALGMVISIFSILRGNMKRAYYFRKEEYEDGDIIHIHLAQEVSFLNKAAILFTLDAIPENSKVIVNASDTVYIAHDILDSLREYKTIRAPLKNVDVTLLGFKEEYNLENTNTDIRQVSFEHALLMKHRNRMKTSSQVIDEMKSIGFE; encoded by the coding sequence ATGACAAAAAATAAAATTTTTGCCCACCTGAAGTTTGATTTTTCTTCTGGTTTAGTGGTGTTTTTAATTGCGCTTCCTTTATGCCTGGGTATTGCTATGGCTTCGGGTGCGCCATTATTTTCGGGAATTATTTCGGGTATAATTGGTGGCTTGGTTGTAGGCAGTATTTCTAATTCACCTATTAGTGTTTCCGGCCCGGCTGCGGGCTTGTCGGCTATTGTGCTTGCAGCAATTGCCTCGCTGGGTTCTTTTGAAGTTTTTTTAACTGCGGTGTTCCTTGCAGGTTTATTGCAGCTTGTGCTGGGCTTTTTAAAGGCTGGTGCAATCTCCAATTATTTTCCCAATAATGTTATTGAGGGTATGCTTGCCGGCATTGGCATTATTATTTTCTTAAAGCAAATACCCAAAGCGTTAGGCTCGGATATTGAAGTGGGCAGCGGCTTTGATATATTTATAGATTTAGCAAAATCATTTACACAAATTCAGCCGGGTGTTATTGTAATTGCAGCTGTATCGCTTGGCATACTTATTCTTTGGGAAAAAATAAATTTTCTAAAAAAATTAAAATTGTTCCCGGCAGCATTGTTTGCCGTAATTGCTGGAACGGCATTAAACGAATTGTTTAAGGCCACAGGCAGTTCGCTGGCTATTGTATCTGGCAATTACCTGGTTAATTTACCTGAGGTTTCCAGTTTTGCAGCGTTAGGAAATATTTTTATACTGCCATCATTTTTTGATTTTTCAAATGGGTTTTCTAATTCTGGCTTAATGAATAAAGAAGTATGGACCGTGGCTTTTACCATTGCCATAGTGGCTTCGGTGGAAACCCTGTTATGTATTGAAGCATCGGACAGGCTTGATCCTCAAAAAAGACTTACCGATACCAACCTGGAACTTAAAGCGCAGGGCGCAGGAAATATTGTGAGTTCAATACTCGGTGGGTTGCCCATTACTTCAGTAGCGGTTCGATCTTCTGCCAATGCCAATGCAGGCGCAAAATCAAAATTATCCACTATTACACATGGAGCCTTATTATTACTAAGTGTACTTTCTGTCCCTTTTTTATTAAATAAAATTCCGCTGGCTTCGCTGGCCGCTATACTTATTGTTATTGGCTATAAATTGGCCAAACCTGCAGTGTTTAAACATTTTTACCATAGGGGTAAATACCAGTTTATTCCATTTATCATTACGGTAGTTGCCGTTGTGTTTAAAGATTTATTAATTGCTGTGGCACTGGGCATGGTAATTAGTATTTTTTCTATTCTTAGAGGAAATATGAAAAGGGCTTATTATTTCCGCAAAGAAGAATATGAAGATGGGGATATTATCCATATTCACCTGGCGCAGGAAGTATCTTTTTTAAATAAAGCGGCCATACTCTTTACGCTGGATGCAATACCGGAAAATTCCAAAGTAATCGTCAATGCTTCCGATACCGTTTATATAGCCCACGATATTTTAGACAGTTTAAGGGAATATAAAACCATAAGAGCGCCACTAAAAAATGTAGATGTAACTCTCCTGGGTTTTAAAGAAGAATACAACCTGGAAAATACCAATACCGATATACGCCAGGTTTCCTTTGAACATGCTTTGCTCATGAAACACCGAAACCGGATGAAAACATCCAGCCAGGTAATTGACGAAATGAAATCAATAGGCTTTGAATAA
- a CDS encoding carbonic anhydrase, which yields MPDFYNNIIENNRKWVEANLASDPDFFNHLKDAQSPPLLWIGCSDSRVPANEIIGAQPGEVFVHRNIANMVIHTDMNMLSVLDYSVNVLKVKHIIVCGHYGCGGVKAAMGNTPVGIIDNWIRHIKDSYRFRKNEIESITDEKEKFDRFVEWNTKQQVLNLAVTSIVQQAWSKGQALAIHGWVYGLDTGLIKDLNVTFSSHDDIRNNSVYKLDFE from the coding sequence ATGCCTGATTTTTATAACAATATTATTGAAAACAACAGAAAATGGGTGGAAGCCAACCTGGCCAGCGACCCCGATTTTTTTAACCACTTAAAAGATGCGCAAAGCCCGCCGTTATTATGGATTGGCTGCTCTGACAGCCGGGTGCCCGCCAATGAAATTATTGGCGCACAGCCTGGTGAAGTTTTTGTGCACAGGAATATTGCCAATATGGTGATACATACCGATATGAACATGCTGAGTGTATTGGATTACTCCGTAAATGTGTTAAAAGTAAAACACATTATTGTATGCGGCCATTATGGCTGCGGTGGCGTAAAAGCTGCAATGGGTAATACACCTGTAGGCATTATTGATAACTGGATACGGCATATAAAAGACAGTTATCGCTTTCGTAAAAATGAAATTGAATCCATAACCGATGAAAAAGAAAAATTTGACCGCTTTGTGGAATGGAATACCAAGCAGCAGGTACTTAATTTGGCCGTAACTTCTATTGTACAGCAGGCATGGAGCAAAGGGCAGGCATTGGCCATACACGGCTGGGTTTACGGCCTCGATACCGGGTTAATAAAAGATTTAAATGTAACCTTTAGTTCGCATGACGATATAAGGAACAACAGCGTGTATAAATTAGATTTTGAGTAA